The Fusobacterium perfoetens ATCC 29250 genome includes a window with the following:
- the hydF gene encoding [FeFe] hydrogenase H-cluster maturation GTPase HydF, with translation MQNTPNSNRVNIVIVGAVNSGKSSLLNSIVEQNIAIVSSEEGTTTDSVKKAMELIPFGPVLFIDTAGFNDNSKLGNLRIEKTINEIKKSDFAIYVIDGNNFIESEYQENISILKKYSLPYLIVVNKEELLSEEKKNEIKSKINNCLFISTKNRDSILNFKKSLIEKLNILEEEPSLLKGIVEYGDKIVLVVPIDSEAPKGRLILPQVQILRDALDNGIKSIVCRDTELEEVLKEEKNIKLVITDSQAFKNVDKIVDNRYPLTSFSILFARQKGEISKLIEGIEVIKTLKENSNVLIAETCTHNTSHEDIGRVKIPTLLQKKLNKKINFTFSAGKDFPEDLSKYDLVIHCGGCMITRKNMENRIKFCNEKNLKVTNYGLVLAYLTGILEKAIEPLK, from the coding sequence ATGCAAAACACACCAAACTCAAATAGAGTAAATATTGTAATAGTAGGAGCAGTTAATTCGGGGAAATCTTCTTTATTAAATAGTATAGTAGAACAAAATATTGCTATTGTATCATCAGAAGAGGGGACTACAACAGACTCTGTAAAAAAAGCAATGGAGTTAATTCCATTTGGACCTGTGTTATTTATAGATACAGCAGGGTTTAATGATAATAGTAAATTGGGAAATCTAAGAATTGAAAAAACTATCAATGAAATAAAAAAATCTGATTTTGCAATATATGTTATTGATGGAAATAATTTTATTGAAAGTGAATATCAAGAAAATATTTCAATTTTAAAAAAATATTCATTACCTTATTTAATCGTTGTAAATAAAGAAGAGTTACTAAGTGAAGAAAAGAAAAATGAAATAAAATCTAAAATAAATAATTGCTTATTTATTTCAACTAAAAACAGAGATTCTATATTAAATTTCAAAAAATCTTTAATAGAAAAGTTAAATATTTTAGAAGAAGAACCTAGCTTGTTAAAAGGTATAGTGGAATATGGAGATAAAATTGTATTGGTAGTACCTATAGATTCAGAAGCTCCAAAAGGAAGACTTATATTACCACAGGTTCAAATTTTGAGAGATGCTTTAGATAATGGAATAAAATCAATAGTTTGTAGAGATACAGAATTAGAAGAAGTTTTAAAAGAGGAAAAAAATATAAAGCTAGTTATAACAGATTCTCAAGCTTTTAAAAATGTAGATAAAATAGTGGATAATAGATATCCTCTTACAAGTTTTTCTATCTTGTTTGCTAGACAAAAAGGAGAGATAAGCAAATTAATAGAAGGAATAGAAGTTATTAAAACTTTAAAAGAAAATAGTAATGTTTTAATAGCTGAAACTTGTACTCATAATACTTCCCATGAAGATATTGGAAGAGTAAAAATTCCAACTCTTTTACAGAAAAAATTAAATAAGAAAATAAACTTTACCTTTTCAGCAGGAAAAGATTTTCCAGAAGATTTATCAAAATATGATTTAGTTATCCATTGTGGTGGTTGTATGATAACTAGAAAAAATATGGAAAATAGAATAAAATTTTGTAATGAGAAAAATTTAAAAGTCACAAATTATGGTTTAGTCTTAGCTTATTTAACTGGAATATTAGAAAAAGCTATAGAACCTTTAAAATAA
- a CDS encoding NAD(P)/FAD-dependent oxidoreductase, translating into MKICINNIMIPVIKNQDKEIEKEIIKKGIKKENIDKILWLKRSIDSRKKNDIKFVYNLEVHLKKDIDIKNMKNVTLVKEDVYIKREPINKEEKVLVVGTGPAGLFSALRLVEYGYKPIVIDRGEDIDSRDKSVENFINTGVLNENSNIQFGEGGAGTYSDGKLNTRIRSEYIDKVFKTFVECGAQEEIMWDYKPHIGTDVLKGIIKNLREKIISMGGKFYFNNKLEEIIIENNKVVGAIINNNKNEIEKLDVDKIVLGVGHSARDTYRMLHKKGVKMESKPFAVGARIEHPREDIDKMQYGKFANHKNLGAATYNFTYNNYEEERGVFSFCMCPGGVIVNAASQKGGSLVNGMSYSDRNGEFSNSALVVGIKENEFGDDLFSGMEFQEELEKKSYEIVKDYGAIYQSVTDFLDGKITDRDIKTSYLMKKTPYDLNKFFPDVITRNMKMALRYWGKNNPLFVSERANLIAPETRTSAPIRILRDENGESINIKGLYPIGEGAGYAGGIVSAGVDGLKIIDKSFSKVVE; encoded by the coding sequence TTGAAAATCTGTATAAATAATATAATGATACCAGTGATAAAAAATCAAGATAAAGAAATAGAAAAAGAAATAATAAAAAAAGGAATAAAAAAAGAAAATATAGATAAAATTTTATGGTTAAAAAGGTCAATAGACAGTAGAAAAAAGAATGATATTAAGTTTGTTTACAATTTAGAAGTACATCTAAAAAAAGATATTGATATAAAGAATATGAAAAATGTTACTCTTGTAAAAGAAGATGTTTATATAAAAAGAGAACCTATAAATAAAGAGGAAAAAGTTTTAGTAGTTGGAACAGGACCAGCAGGACTTTTTTCAGCTTTAAGATTAGTAGAATATGGATATAAACCTATTGTGATAGATAGAGGAGAGGATATTGACTCTAGAGATAAATCAGTAGAAAATTTTATTAATACAGGAGTATTAAATGAAAATTCAAATATTCAATTTGGAGAAGGTGGAGCTGGAACTTATTCTGATGGAAAATTAAATACTAGAATAAGAAGTGAATATATTGATAAAGTATTTAAAACTTTTGTAGAATGTGGGGCTCAAGAGGAAATAATGTGGGATTATAAACCTCATATAGGAACTGATGTTTTAAAAGGTATTATAAAAAATCTTAGAGAAAAGATTATTTCTATGGGTGGAAAATTTTATTTCAATAATAAATTAGAAGAAATAATTATTGAAAATAATAAAGTTGTAGGAGCTATAATAAATAACAATAAAAATGAAATAGAAAAGTTAGATGTGGATAAAATAGTTTTAGGAGTAGGTCATTCAGCAAGAGATACTTATAGAATGCTACATAAAAAAGGTGTTAAAATGGAAAGTAAACCTTTTGCTGTAGGAGCTAGAATAGAACATCCAAGAGAAGATATTGATAAAATGCAATATGGAAAGTTTGCTAATCACAAAAATTTAGGAGCAGCTACCTATAATTTTACTTATAATAATTATGAGGAAGAGAGAGGAGTATTTTCTTTTTGTATGTGTCCTGGAGGGGTGATTGTCAATGCTGCTTCTCAAAAGGGAGGTTCTCTAGTTAATGGAATGAGTTATTCTGATAGAAATGGAGAGTTTTCAAATTCAGCTCTTGTAGTTGGAATTAAAGAAAATGAATTTGGAGATGATTTATTTTCAGGAATGGAGTTTCAAGAAGAATTAGAAAAGAAAAGTTATGAAATAGTAAAAGATTATGGAGCTATTTATCAAAGTGTAACTGATTTCTTAGATGGAAAAATAACAGATAGAGATATAAAAACAAGTTATTTAATGAAAAAGACTCCATATGATTTAAATAAGTTTTTTCCAGATGTAATAACAAGAAATATGAAAATGGCTTTAAGATATTGGGGAAAAAATAATCCATTATTTGTTAGTGAAAGGGCTAACTTAATAGCTCCAGAAACAAGAACTTCAGCTCCAATAAGAATATTAAGAGATGAAAATGGAGAGTCTATTAATATCAAAGGTCTTTATCCTATAGGAGAAGGAGCTGGATATGCTGGTGGAATAGTTAGTGCTGGTGTAGATGGTCTTAAAATTATAGATAAATCTTTTAGTAAAGTAGTAGAATAG
- a CDS encoding mechanosensitive ion channel family protein, producing the protein MEELTKFQIFLEEIKMDALKMLPSIAMKIVWVIFLLVIFKPVSKSIIKFFKLLFDKNKVDPLLKSFIISFINVLIYISFFVLIIGGIGVRATSLVTILGTAGLAVGLALQGSLSNLAGGVLILFFKPFSKGDYIITSSGSGTVESIYILYTIISTVENFRITIPNSELANSAVTNVSRSPERMIDTMISVSYDSDIDLVKETLTAIVTEHKNILKEKGYVIRLKKQNSSSLDFVLRAWVKKEDYWNTFYDLMEIIVVKFREKNIEIPYNKLDVYQK; encoded by the coding sequence ATGGAAGAATTGACAAAATTTCAGATTTTTTTAGAAGAAATTAAAATGGACGCATTAAAAATGTTACCTTCTATTGCTATGAAAATTGTTTGGGTTATATTTTTACTAGTAATTTTTAAACCTGTTAGTAAATCAATTATAAAGTTTTTTAAACTTTTATTTGATAAAAACAAAGTTGACCCATTATTAAAAAGTTTTATTATATCTTTTATTAATGTATTAATTTATATTTCTTTCTTTGTTTTAATCATTGGAGGAATAGGAGTAAGAGCTACATCTCTTGTTACTATATTAGGTACTGCAGGTTTGGCTGTAGGTTTGGCTTTACAAGGAAGTTTATCTAATTTAGCTGGAGGAGTTTTAATATTATTCTTTAAACCTTTTTCAAAAGGTGACTATATTATAACTAGTAGTGGTTCTGGAACTGTTGAGAGTATCTATATTCTTTATACTATTATTTCAACTGTTGAAAATTTTAGAATAACTATTCCTAATAGTGAACTAGCAAATTCAGCTGTTACAAATGTTTCTAGAAGTCCTGAAAGAATGATTGATACTATGATTAGTGTTAGTTATGATTCTGATATTGATTTAGTTAAGGAAACTTTAACTGCTATAGTTACAGAACATAAAAATATTCTTAAAGAAAAAGGCTATGTAATAAGACTTAAAAAACAAAATTCTAGCTCTTTAGATTTTGTATTGAGAGCTTGGGTTAAAAAAGAAGATTATTGGAATACTTTTTATGATTTAATGGAAATTATTGTTGTTAAATTTAGAGAGAAAAATATTGAAATTCCATATAATAAACTTGATGTTTATCAAAAGTAA
- a CDS encoding autotransporter outer membrane beta-barrel domain-containing protein: MQHYNETEKNLKRFLKSKVKITMATVVGFLIAGTVVFGADSDKITWDSAKGVYDNKALNDLKTSKFVVGKDGNLIIKTKGSAYLLLEDLKNAKSLIDVRNALSQSIKHNKNYVDENNQGSYVITGALAGQGKYSYGVSSLQNLGKLAGDRLGQNSKKILEILDRTNTNWFSTIKGSTNTEIGDLEGKTSPVVIGLIGGDMGVGVGEINVPFIPTKITSSSREENLKITREGDSVVTVNSGNLIGGSVGSTAISLGNIKVEAEKDVSIRSFKTKVSLDLDLNGNVTTTINGNTELNLKGTANGTGITGGGLSTAIGGQSTSIVTGDTNINIDTIVNKDTKTIDGITVGLFGGGMSVSTLGGKAHSETNGKTNIDIKQGVVGGIFGGGAALSTDVSQFLKDKTLGGTLKDDKFTIEKSGIKVTVSGLNDGGTSTVNSKDTDINLSGNTSAAVILGSGLAVSHQNSPQGKAPTEKDKISTSTVEVENTNIVVNVNKNLSENKKEIPNIVSGIKGISQKQELVKNLQKIIENTRDKGIVVGIGGNGISIAADKGVSTVTAKNTNIDLKRGYVVGVLGNGISTGNAWTNSTTEVKEKSTININGAEVIGVSGNGLALYYGSGNYDGRLNFEGKVTTKVKDSEINLNSGSIDGLFGGGIAIDDSQSNKTNAEAITSGTSTINIKGGEVTEFGYKHLNGLMKTDKPLGTQDIKTYYKEVGALGEGVAIFGGGVATGNMGKAYVENSVINILGGTVKGDIVAGGIATAGAISTVKNSTINITGGKIIGSLYGQGKATKLDEKSGVSMVENSNLILDGYRGDIKSIKDFHNIEVKEGTEVTTDEISVIGKVNKTTAPITMDSSETREKIVNRGVINISNPKDDSSRTFITLKDSDLENYGTIGVYLNDKVSDGNGITTNIGKIKIEDKTAEELESVDVSTLFGNEFNSIGMLIDKEGNVALDKDDKVIGNKEIEISEINQNEGIYLAGGVIIKGGEKPIDLKSLNIIGAVKTEDETTINDTTLNFGNGGNLTVTNLKISSGFINGNGDNTVDILFKEQASKLTLNNNTRVNGNIGDNSSNGQLILENSSIYGDTKVKSLEARGNSLLSGNLNIETTDIKGNLTLTSNSKLEAGNTVNIDKDGKLILQVANSDGKTNALGNSNGVILKGTPENKEDLVLDTTYIYGKDTEISLGSNTFTDIGVGIINNNNGVYVLKKADLSTDGNKESKVLVGYNNELFKGNNILNNINNAAVNVSDYFEGREISLREKQLDTIYSSNIYAETVKASYENIKLSEETLLGMDRTAKTGDWGASGKVLYDKNQYDRRGTLGKSYDSTLETSGLLANLEYGVDDDTSMGFVFSGSKQNLDSNGGTSKGDIFYLGAYSRRNIGNYNFTAGAGYQLGKYNTDNQAGRLFSKTSYHTNSLSAYGQVKYMSKFDEILFEPKLRLGYTYIEQDDIKDSYFKLRDADISVFDTTIGVDITKKIVLDRNTLRFVAGVNYTKLFGDTDKKFEGSFVNGGSFNVLGANLTENSINFTLGTELENESGLFCNLGTSYTIGSNKTENYGVNFGIGYRF; this comes from the coding sequence ATGCAACATTATAATGAAACAGAAAAAAATTTAAAAAGATTTCTAAAATCAAAAGTAAAAATTACAATGGCAACAGTAGTAGGATTTTTAATAGCTGGTACTGTTGTTTTTGGTGCAGATAGTGATAAAATAACTTGGGACTCTGCAAAAGGAGTTTATGATAATAAAGCACTAAATGATTTGAAAACAAGTAAGTTTGTTGTTGGAAAAGATGGAAATCTAATAATTAAAACAAAAGGTAGTGCTTATTTATTACTAGAAGATTTAAAAAATGCCAAAAGTTTAATAGATGTAAGAAATGCCTTATCTCAAAGTATAAAGCATAACAAAAATTATGTAGACGAAAATAACCAAGGAAGCTATGTAATAACAGGAGCTTTAGCTGGTCAAGGAAAATATAGTTATGGAGTAAGTAGTCTTCAAAATTTAGGAAAATTAGCAGGAGATAGATTAGGACAAAATTCAAAGAAAATTTTGGAAATTTTAGATAGAACAAATACTAATTGGTTCAGTACAATTAAAGGGTCAACAAATACAGAAATTGGAGATTTAGAAGGAAAAACATCTCCTGTAGTAATAGGTTTAATAGGTGGAGATATGGGAGTAGGAGTAGGAGAAATAAATGTTCCTTTCATACCTACTAAAATAACATCATCTTCTAGAGAAGAAAATTTAAAAATAACAAGAGAAGGAGACTCAGTTGTAACAGTTAATAGTGGAAATTTAATAGGTGGAAGTGTAGGAAGTACAGCTATCTCTTTAGGAAATATAAAAGTAGAAGCCGAGAAAGATGTTTCAATAAGAAGCTTTAAAACAAAAGTTAGTCTTGATTTAGATTTAAATGGAAATGTAACAACTACTATTAATGGAAATACAGAATTAAATCTTAAGGGGACAGCCAATGGAACAGGAATTACAGGAGGAGGTTTATCTACAGCAATTGGTGGACAATCTACTTCAATAGTAACAGGAGATACTAATATTAATATAGATACAATAGTAAATAAAGATACAAAGACAATAGATGGAATTACAGTAGGATTATTTGGTGGAGGAATGTCAGTATCTACTCTTGGTGGAAAAGCTCATTCTGAAACTAATGGAAAAACTAATATAGATATTAAACAAGGAGTTGTAGGAGGAATATTTGGAGGAGGAGCAGCTTTATCTACAGATGTTTCTCAATTTTTAAAAGATAAAACTTTAGGTGGAACATTAAAAGATGATAAATTTACAATAGAAAAATCAGGAATTAAAGTTACTGTTTCTGGATTAAATGATGGGGGAACTTCAACAGTAAACTCTAAAGATACAGATATTAATTTATCTGGAAATACATCAGCAGCTGTTATATTAGGAAGTGGATTAGCAGTATCTCATCAAAATTCTCCTCAAGGAAAAGCTCCTACTGAAAAAGATAAAATATCAACATCAACAGTGGAAGTTGAAAATACAAATATAGTAGTTAATGTAAATAAAAATTTAAGTGAAAATAAAAAAGAAATTCCTAATATAGTTTCAGGTATAAAAGGAATTTCTCAAAAACAAGAATTAGTAAAAAATCTTCAAAAAATTATAGAAAATACAAGAGATAAAGGAATTGTAGTTGGAATAGGTGGAAATGGAATTTCTATAGCTGCAGATAAAGGAGTATCAACAGTTACTGCTAAGAATACAAATATAGATTTAAAACGAGGTTATGTTGTAGGAGTATTAGGAAATGGAATTTCAACAGGTAATGCTTGGACAAATTCAACTACAGAGGTAAAAGAAAAATCTACAATAAATATTAATGGAGCAGAAGTAATAGGAGTTTCAGGAAATGGACTGGCTCTTTATTATGGAAGTGGAAATTATGATGGAAGATTAAATTTTGAAGGAAAAGTAACCACAAAGGTAAAAGATAGTGAAATCAACTTAAATAGTGGTTCTATAGATGGATTATTTGGTGGAGGAATAGCTATAGATGATTCACAATCAAATAAAACTAATGCTGAGGCTATAACTTCAGGAACAAGTACAATAAATATAAAAGGTGGAGAAGTAACAGAGTTTGGTTACAAACACCTAAATGGTTTAATGAAAACAGATAAACCACTAGGAACTCAAGATATAAAAACATACTATAAAGAAGTAGGAGCTTTAGGAGAGGGAGTAGCTATATTTGGTGGAGGAGTAGCCACAGGAAATATGGGTAAAGCCTATGTAGAAAATTCAGTAATTAATATTTTAGGTGGAACAGTAAAAGGAGATATAGTAGCTGGAGGAATAGCCACAGCTGGAGCAATATCAACTGTTAAAAATTCTACTATAAATATTACTGGAGGAAAAATAATAGGAAGTCTTTATGGACAAGGAAAGGCTACAAAGTTAGATGAAAAATCTGGAGTATCTATGGTAGAAAATTCTAATTTAATATTAGATGGATATAGAGGGGATATTAAATCTATTAAAGATTTCCATAATATAGAAGTAAAAGAGGGAACAGAAGTAACAACTGATGAAATTTCAGTTATAGGAAAAGTTAATAAAACAACTGCTCCTATAACTATGGATTCTTCTGAAACAAGAGAAAAAATAGTAAATAGAGGTGTTATTAATATTTCTAATCCTAAAGATGATTCAAGTAGAACATTTATAACTTTAAAAGATTCTGATTTGGAAAACTATGGAACTATAGGAGTTTACTTAAATGATAAGGTTTCAGATGGAAATGGAATAACAACAAACATAGGAAAAATTAAAATTGAAGATAAAACAGCAGAGGAATTAGAAAGTGTAGATGTCTCAACTTTATTTGGAAATGAATTTAATAGTATAGGAATGTTAATAGATAAAGAGGGTAATGTTGCTCTTGATAAAGATGATAAAGTAATCGGAAATAAAGAAATTGAAATAAGTGAAATAAATCAAAATGAGGGAATTTATTTAGCTGGTGGAGTAATAATCAAAGGTGGAGAAAAACCAATAGATTTAAAATCATTAAATATTATTGGAGCAGTAAAAACTGAAGATGAAACAACTATAAATGATACTACTCTTAACTTTGGTAATGGTGGAAATTTAACAGTAACAAATTTAAAAATTTCTTCAGGCTTTATAAATGGAAATGGAGATAATACAGTTGATATTTTATTTAAAGAACAAGCTTCTAAATTAACATTAAATAATAATACAAGAGTTAATGGAAATATAGGGGATAATTCTTCTAATGGACAATTAATATTAGAAAATTCTAGTATATATGGAGATACAAAGGTAAAATCTTTAGAAGCTAGAGGAAATAGTTTATTATCAGGAAATTTAAATATAGAAACTACTGATATTAAAGGGAACTTAACATTAACTTCTAATTCTAAATTAGAGGCTGGAAATACTGTTAATATAGATAAAGATGGAAAACTAATATTACAAGTTGCCAATAGTGATGGAAAAACTAATGCTCTAGGAAATTCTAACGGGGTAATATTAAAAGGAACACCAGAGAATAAAGAAGATTTAGTATTAGATACTACTTATATTTATGGAAAAGATACAGAGATTTCTTTAGGAAGTAATACTTTTACTGATATAGGTGTTGGAATAATTAATAACAACAACGGAGTATATGTTTTAAAGAAAGCTGATTTATCAACTGATGGAAACAAAGAAAGTAAAGTATTAGTAGGATATAATAATGAGTTATTTAAAGGAAATAATATTTTAAATAATATTAATAATGCTGCTGTAAATGTTAGTGATTATTTTGAAGGTAGAGAAATATCTCTAAGAGAAAAACAACTAGATACAATTTATTCTTCTAATATTTATGCTGAAACAGTAAAAGCTTCTTATGAAAATATTAAATTATCAGAAGAAACTTTATTAGGAATGGATAGAACAGCTAAAACAGGAGATTGGGGAGCTTCAGGAAAAGTTCTATATGATAAAAATCAATATGATAGAAGAGGAACATTAGGAAAATCTTATGATTCTACTTTAGAAACTTCTGGATTATTGGCTAATTTAGAATATGGAGTAGATGATGATACATCAATGGGATTTGTTTTCTCTGGTTCAAAACAAAATTTAGATTCTAATGGTGGAACTTCTAAAGGAGATATATTCTATTTAGGAGCTTATTCAAGAAGAAATATTGGAAATTATAACTTTACTGCTGGAGCTGGATATCAATTAGGAAAATATAATACTGATAACCAAGCTGGTAGATTATTCTCAAAAACTTCATATCATACAAATTCCTTATCAGCATATGGACAAGTAAAATATATGTCTAAGTTTGATGAGATATTATTTGAACCAAAATTAAGATTAGGATATACTTATATAGAGCAAGATGATATAAAAGATTCTTACTTTAAATTAAGAGATGCTGATATATCTGTTTTTGATACAACAATTGGAGTAGATATAACAAAAAAAATTGTATTAGATAGAAATACTTTAAGATTTGTAGCAGGGGTAAATTATACAAAATTATTTGGTGATACTGATAAGAAATTTGAAGGAAGCTTTGTAAATGGAGGAAGCTTTAATGTTTTAGGTGCTAATTTAACAGAAAACTCTATAAACTTCACATTAGGTACTGAACTAGAAAATGAATCAGGATTATTCTGTAATTTAGGAACTTCATATACAATAGGAAGTAATAAAACAGAAAATTATGGTGTTAATTTTGGTATAGGATATAGATTTTAA